In the genome of Bradyrhizobium arachidis, one region contains:
- the atpA gene encoding F0F1 ATP synthase subunit alpha, with protein sequence MDIRAAEISAILKDQIKNFGQEAEVSEVGQVLSVGDGIARVYGLDNVQAGEMVEFENGTRGMALNLETDNVGVVIFGADREIKEGQTVKRTRAIVDAPVGKGLLGRVVDALGNPIDGKGPIQADKRMRVDVKAPGIIPRKSVSEPMATGLKAIDALIPIGRGQRELIIGDRQTGKTAIALDTILNQKPLNAQPDENIKLYCVYVAVGQKRSTVAQFVKVLEEQGALEYSIVVAATASDPAPMQYIAPFTACTMGEFFRDNGMHAVIIYDDLSKQAVAYRQMSLLLRRPPGREAYPGDVFYLHSRLLERAAKLSKDHGSGSLTALPVIETQANDVSAYIPTNVISITDGQIFLETDLFFQGIRPAVNVGLSVSRVGSSAQTKATKKVAGKIKGELAQYREMAAFAQFGSDLDASTQRLLNRGSRLTELLKQPQFSPLKMEEQVCVIWAGTNGYLDPLPVNKVRAFEDGLLSLLRGKNADLLNTIRDSRDLSDDSAAKLKSVVEGFAKSFA encoded by the coding sequence ATGGACATCCGCGCCGCGGAAATTTCCGCGATCCTCAAGGACCAGATCAAGAATTTCGGCCAGGAAGCTGAAGTCTCCGAAGTCGGACAGGTGCTGTCCGTCGGCGACGGTATCGCCCGCGTCTATGGTCTGGACAACGTCCAGGCCGGTGAAATGGTCGAGTTCGAGAACGGCACCCGCGGCATGGCGCTGAACCTCGAAACCGACAACGTCGGTGTCGTTATTTTCGGTGCCGACCGCGAGATTAAGGAAGGCCAGACCGTCAAGCGCACCCGCGCCATCGTGGACGCGCCGGTCGGCAAGGGCCTGCTCGGCCGCGTCGTCGACGCGCTCGGCAATCCCATCGACGGCAAGGGTCCGATCCAGGCCGACAAGCGTATGCGCGTCGACGTCAAGGCGCCCGGCATCATTCCGCGCAAGTCGGTGAGCGAGCCGATGGCGACCGGCCTCAAGGCGATCGACGCCCTGATCCCGATCGGCCGCGGCCAGCGCGAGCTGATCATCGGCGACCGTCAGACCGGCAAGACCGCGATCGCGCTCGACACCATCCTGAACCAGAAGCCGCTCAACGCGCAGCCCGACGAGAACATCAAGCTGTATTGCGTCTACGTCGCGGTCGGCCAGAAGCGTTCGACCGTCGCCCAGTTCGTGAAGGTGCTGGAAGAGCAGGGCGCGCTCGAATACTCGATCGTCGTCGCCGCCACCGCCTCGGATCCGGCGCCGATGCAGTACATCGCCCCCTTTACTGCCTGCACCATGGGCGAATTCTTCCGCGACAACGGCATGCACGCCGTCATCATCTACGACGATCTGTCCAAGCAGGCCGTCGCTTACCGCCAGATGTCGCTGCTGCTGCGCCGTCCGCCGGGCCGCGAAGCCTATCCGGGCGACGTGTTCTATCTGCACTCCCGCCTGCTCGAGCGCGCGGCGAAGCTCAGCAAGGACCATGGTTCGGGCTCGCTGACGGCGCTGCCGGTCATCGAAACCCAGGCCAACGACGTGTCGGCCTACATCCCGACCAACGTCATCTCGATCACCGACGGCCAGATCTTCCTGGAAACCGACCTGTTCTTCCAGGGTATCCGTCCTGCGGTGAACGTCGGTCTGTCGGTGTCGCGCGTCGGCTCCTCGGCGCAGACCAAGGCCACCAAGAAGGTCGCCGGCAAGATCAAGGGCGAGCTCGCGCAGTACCGCGAAATGGCGGCGTTCGCGCAGTTCGGCTCCGACCTCGACGCCTCGACCCAGCGCCTGCTGAACCGTGGTTCGCGCCTGACCGAGCTCCTGAAGCAGCCGCAGTTCTCGCCGCTGAAGATGGAAGAGCAGGTCTGCGTGATCTGGGCCGGCACCAACGGCTATCTCGACCCGCTTCCGGTCAACAAGGTGCGCGCGTTCGAGGACGGCCTGCTGTCGCTGCTGCGCGGCAAGAATGCCGACCTCCTCAACACGATCCGCGACAGCCGTGACCTCTCGGACGACAGCGCCGCCAAGCTGAAGTCGGTGGTCGAAGGCTTCGCGAAGAGCTTCGCTTAA
- a CDS encoding primosomal protein N', with product MDHTSRSNAAPTNATRMVDVLVPVALDQTYSYKVPRGMELKAGDLLSVPLGPREVLAVVWGENANPDPRLHNRLKEVSEKLDIQPLKPELRAVVDWVANYTLSPRGMVLRMCLRMGENLGPERVRPGVRLVGDPPRRLTPARARVIEVLSDRLLHGKSEAAKEAGVSAGVIDGLVDEGTLTVEPMPPPPPPPAPDPDFGRPDFSPLQRAGVDAMRALAANGTFHVALLDGVTGSGKTEVYFEAVAETIRRGKQSLILMPEIALTGQFLDRFAQRFGVRPIEWHSELTPRTRARNWAAISEGSAPVVVGARSALFLPYANLGLIVVDEEHDQAYKQDEGVHYHARDMAVVRGHIAKIPVVLASATPSVESEVNARKNRYQRVALPSRFGGQHMPHIEAIDLRREPPARGRFISPRLAGEIRTAIERREQALLFLNRRGYAPLTLCRACGHRFACTICDAWLVDHRFRQRLVCHHCGFSMPRPHLCPNCSAEESLVAVGPGVERLQEEAAALFPDARTMVLSSDLITSIETMRSELAEIAEGRVDIIIGTQLVAKGHNFPRLNLVGVVDADLGLSNGDPRAAERTWQLLNQVIGRAGREQGRGVGYLQTHQPDHPVMKALIACDREAFYDSEIDLRERTLYPPFGRLASLIISAGDRPSADGFGRKLVALAPRDERVVVLGPAEAPLAVIKGRYRFRILVKSARGFDLSDYLRNWLAVCPKPTGNLKLEVDVDPQSFL from the coding sequence ATGGATCACACGTCGCGCAGCAACGCCGCCCCTACCAACGCGACCCGCATGGTCGACGTGCTGGTGCCGGTCGCGCTCGACCAGACCTATTCCTACAAGGTGCCGCGCGGCATGGAGCTGAAGGCGGGCGATCTCCTCAGTGTGCCGCTCGGCCCGCGCGAGGTGCTGGCCGTGGTCTGGGGCGAGAACGCCAACCCCGATCCGCGCCTGCACAACCGCCTCAAGGAGGTCAGCGAGAAGCTCGACATCCAGCCGCTGAAACCCGAATTGCGCGCGGTCGTCGACTGGGTCGCCAATTACACGCTGAGCCCGCGCGGCATGGTGCTGCGCATGTGCCTGCGCATGGGCGAGAATTTGGGTCCCGAGCGGGTCCGCCCCGGCGTGCGCCTGGTCGGTGATCCCCCCAGGCGCCTGACGCCGGCGCGGGCGCGCGTGATCGAGGTGCTGTCCGACCGGCTGCTGCACGGCAAGTCCGAGGCCGCCAAGGAAGCCGGCGTCTCCGCCGGCGTGATCGATGGCCTCGTCGACGAAGGCACGCTCACGGTCGAGCCGATGCCGCCGCCTCCGCCGCCGCCGGCACCCGATCCCGATTTCGGCCGGCCGGATTTCTCGCCGCTGCAGCGTGCCGGCGTCGATGCGATGCGCGCCCTCGCGGCCAACGGCACCTTCCACGTCGCGCTGCTCGACGGCGTCACCGGCTCGGGCAAGACCGAGGTCTATTTCGAGGCCGTTGCGGAGACCATCCGCCGCGGAAAACAGTCACTGATCCTGATGCCGGAGATCGCGCTCACCGGCCAGTTCCTCGACCGTTTTGCGCAGCGCTTCGGCGTGCGCCCGATCGAGTGGCATTCCGAGCTGACGCCGCGCACCCGCGCGCGCAATTGGGCGGCGATCTCCGAGGGATCGGCGCCCGTCGTGGTCGGCGCGCGCTCGGCGCTGTTCCTGCCTTATGCCAATCTCGGCCTCATCGTCGTCGATGAGGAGCACGACCAGGCCTACAAGCAGGACGAGGGCGTGCATTATCACGCCCGCGACATGGCGGTGGTGCGCGGGCACATCGCAAAGATCCCGGTCGTGCTGGCCTCGGCGACGCCCTCGGTCGAATCCGAGGTTAATGCGCGCAAGAACCGCTATCAGCGCGTCGCGCTGCCGTCGCGCTTCGGCGGCCAGCACATGCCGCATATCGAGGCCATCGACCTGCGCCGCGAGCCGCCCGCGCGCGGCCGCTTCATCTCGCCGCGGCTTGCAGGCGAGATCAGGACCGCGATCGAGCGGCGCGAGCAGGCGCTCCTGTTCCTCAACCGCCGCGGCTATGCGCCGCTGACGCTGTGCCGCGCTTGCGGCCATCGCTTCGCCTGCACCATCTGCGATGCCTGGCTGGTCGATCACCGATTCCGCCAGCGCCTCGTCTGCCACCATTGCGGCTTCTCGATGCCGCGCCCGCATCTCTGCCCGAACTGCTCGGCGGAGGAATCGCTGGTCGCGGTCGGGCCCGGCGTCGAGCGTTTGCAGGAGGAGGCGGCCGCGCTGTTCCCGGACGCACGCACCATGGTGCTGTCGAGCGATCTCATCACCTCGATCGAGACGATGCGCTCGGAGCTCGCCGAGATCGCCGAGGGCCGCGTCGACATCATCATCGGCACCCAGCTCGTCGCCAAGGGCCACAATTTCCCGCGACTCAATCTCGTCGGCGTGGTCGATGCGGATCTCGGCCTTAGCAATGGCGATCCGCGCGCGGCGGAACGTACCTGGCAATTGCTCAACCAGGTGATCGGCCGCGCCGGCCGCGAGCAGGGCCGCGGCGTCGGCTATCTCCAGACCCACCAGCCCGATCATCCCGTGATGAAGGCGCTGATCGCCTGCGACCGCGAGGCCTTTTACGACAGCGAGATCGACCTGCGCGAGAGAACGCTCTATCCGCCGTTCGGCCGGCTCGCGAGCCTGATCATCTCCGCGGGCGACCGCCCGAGCGCGGATGGTTTCGGCCGCAAGCTGGTGGCGCTCGCCCCGCGCGACGAGCGCGTCGTCGTGCTGGGCCCGGCCGAAGCCCCGCTCGCCGTGATCAAGGGCCGCTACCGCTTCCGTATCCTGGTGAAGTCGGCGCGCGGCTTTGACCTTTCGGATTACTTGCGCAACTGGCTCGCGGTGTGCCCGAAGCCGACAGGCAATCTGAAGCTGGAAGTCGACGTCGATCCGCAGAGCTTTTTGTAG
- a CDS encoding F0F1 ATP synthase subunit gamma gives MASLKDMRVRIASTKATQKITKAMQMVAASKLRRAQTAAEAARPYADKMSAVISNIASAAAGSPGAPTLLAGTGRDQVHLLLVCTGERGLSGAFNSSIVRLARERALALITQGKEVKFFCVGRKGYEQLRRQFDKQIVEHLDLRSVRQLGFVNAEDIAKKVLARFEAGEFDVCTLFYSRFKSVIAQIPTAQQIIPLVVEEGAAANTTSYEYEPEEDEILTRLLPRNLAVQIFRALLENNASFYGAQMSAMDNATRNAGEMIRKQTLVYNRTRQAQITKELIEIISGAEAV, from the coding sequence ATGGCGTCACTTAAAGACATGCGCGTCCGCATCGCCTCCACCAAGGCGACGCAAAAGATCACCAAGGCCATGCAGATGGTCGCGGCCTCCAAGCTGCGTCGCGCGCAGACCGCGGCGGAAGCCGCGCGTCCCTATGCCGACAAGATGAGCGCGGTGATCTCCAACATCGCCAGCGCCGCTGCGGGTTCGCCCGGCGCGCCGACGCTGCTGGCCGGCACCGGCCGCGATCAGGTCCACCTGCTGCTGGTCTGCACCGGCGAGCGCGGCCTGTCCGGCGCCTTCAACTCCTCGATCGTGCGTCTTGCCCGCGAGCGCGCTTTGGCGCTGATCACGCAGGGCAAGGAAGTGAAATTCTTCTGCGTCGGCCGCAAGGGTTACGAGCAGCTGCGCCGTCAGTTCGACAAGCAGATCGTCGAGCATCTCGATCTGCGCAGCGTCCGCCAGCTCGGCTTCGTCAACGCCGAGGACATCGCCAAGAAGGTCCTGGCGCGCTTCGAGGCCGGCGAGTTCGACGTCTGCACCTTGTTCTATTCGCGCTTCAAGTCGGTCATCGCGCAGATCCCGACCGCCCAGCAGATCATCCCGCTGGTGGTCGAGGAGGGCGCTGCCGCCAACACGACGTCTTACGAATACGAGCCGGAAGAGGACGAGATCCTCACCCGCCTGCTGCCGCGCAACCTCGCGGTCCAGATCTTCCGCGCGCTGCTCGAGAACAACGCCTCGTTCTACGGCGCGCAGATGAGCGCGATGGACAACGCGACGCGCAACGCCGGTGAGATGATCCGCAAGCAGACGCTGGTCTACAACCGCACGCGTCAGGCGCAGATCACCAAGGAACTGATCGAAATCATCTCGGGCGCCGAAGCCGTCTAG
- the atpD gene encoding F0F1 ATP synthase subunit beta, whose product MAAQVGRVTQVIGAVVDVQFEGHLPAILNSLETKNGGNRLVLEVAQHLGESTVRTIAMDTTEGLVRGQEVTDTGAPIRVPVGEGTLGRIINVIGEPIDEAGPVKTEGLRAIHQEAPTYTDQSTEAEILVTGIKVVDLLAPYAKGGKIGLFGGAGVGKTVLIQELINNVAKAHGGYSVFAGVGERTREGNDLYHEFIESKVNADPKNPDPSVKSKCALVFGQMNEPPGARARVALTGLTIAEDFRDQGQDVLFFVDNIFRFTQAGSEVSALLGRIPSAVGYQPTLATDMGALQERITTTQKGSITSVQAIYVPADDLTDPAPATSFAHLDATTTLSRSIAEKGIYPAVDPLDSTSRMLSPLVVGEEHYAVARQVQQVLQRYKALQDIIAILGMDELSEEDKLTVARARKVERFMSQPFHVAEIFTGSPGKFVDLADTIKGFKGLVEGKYDHLPEAAFYMVGTIEEAVEKGKKLAAEAA is encoded by the coding sequence ATGGCAGCCCAGGTCGGTCGCGTCACCCAGGTCATCGGCGCCGTCGTCGACGTGCAGTTCGAAGGCCACCTCCCGGCCATTCTCAATTCGCTCGAGACCAAGAACGGCGGCAATCGCCTGGTGCTCGAAGTCGCCCAGCATCTCGGCGAGTCCACCGTCCGCACCATCGCGATGGACACCACCGAGGGTCTCGTCCGCGGCCAGGAAGTCACCGACACCGGCGCTCCGATCCGCGTTCCCGTCGGCGAAGGCACGCTCGGCCGCATCATCAACGTCATCGGCGAGCCGATCGACGAAGCCGGTCCGGTCAAGACGGAAGGCCTGCGCGCGATCCACCAGGAAGCGCCGACTTACACCGACCAGTCCACCGAAGCTGAAATTCTCGTCACCGGCATCAAGGTCGTCGACCTCCTCGCTCCCTACGCCAAGGGCGGCAAGATCGGCCTGTTCGGCGGCGCCGGCGTCGGCAAGACCGTGCTGATCCAGGAGCTGATCAACAACGTCGCGAAGGCGCACGGCGGTTACTCCGTGTTCGCCGGCGTCGGCGAGCGCACCCGCGAGGGCAACGACCTCTATCACGAGTTCATCGAGTCCAAGGTCAACGCGGACCCGAAGAATCCGGATCCGAGCGTGAAGTCGAAGTGCGCGCTGGTGTTCGGCCAGATGAACGAGCCGCCGGGCGCCCGCGCCCGCGTCGCGCTCACCGGTCTGACCATCGCGGAAGACTTCCGCGACCAGGGTCAGGACGTGCTGTTCTTCGTCGACAACATCTTCCGCTTCACCCAGGCCGGCTCGGAAGTGTCGGCGCTGCTCGGCCGTATTCCTTCGGCGGTGGGTTATCAGCCGACGCTCGCCACCGACATGGGCGCGCTGCAGGAGCGCATCACCACCACGCAGAAGGGCTCGATCACCTCGGTGCAGGCCATCTACGTTCCGGCCGACGACTTGACCGACCCGGCGCCCGCGACCTCGTTCGCGCACTTGGACGCGACCACCACGCTGTCGCGCTCGATCGCTGAAAAGGGCATCTATCCGGCGGTGGACCCGCTCGACTCGACCTCGCGCATGCTCTCCCCGCTGGTCGTCGGCGAGGAGCACTACGCGGTCGCCCGTCAGGTCCAGCAGGTGCTGCAGCGCTACAAGGCGCTCCAGGACATCATCGCCATTCTCGGCATGGACGAGCTCTCGGAAGAGGACAAGCTGACCGTGGCCCGCGCCCGCAAGGTCGAGCGCTTCATGTCGCAGCCGTTCCACGTCGCCGAAATCTTCACGGGCTCGCCGGGCAAGTTCGTCGACCTCGCCGACACCATCAAGGGCTTCAAGGGCCTGGTGGAAGGCAAGTACGACCACCTGCCGGAAGCTGCCTTCTACATGGTCGGCACGATCGAAGAGGCGGTCGAGAAGGGCAAGAAGCTGGCGGCCGAGGCCGCCTAA
- a CDS encoding septal ring lytic transglycosylase RlpA family protein: MLSLKTLGTVTRPRTAIAFVAATLIVGGTATEASAKSRHHHRHSHHHRHHAQADTNAGAEWRNANASMTPSSGTGRSFSGMASYYGNESGSRTASGQRFNQNAMTAAHRSLPFGTKLRVTHGGQSVIVTINDRGPFIRGRVLDLSTGAARAIGLTGAGVGRVTAEVVS; encoded by the coding sequence ATGCTGTCTTTGAAGACGCTGGGCACCGTGACCCGGCCGCGCACGGCGATTGCCTTTGTTGCCGCAACTCTCATCGTCGGTGGAACTGCCACCGAAGCTTCCGCCAAATCCCGGCATCACCACCGGCACTCGCACCATCACCGCCACCACGCCCAGGCCGACACCAATGCCGGCGCAGAGTGGCGCAACGCCAATGCGTCCATGACCCCGTCCTCGGGCACCGGCCGCAGCTTCTCCGGCATGGCCTCCTATTACGGCAACGAATCCGGCAGCCGCACCGCCTCGGGCCAGCGCTTCAACCAGAATGCCATGACCGCGGCACACCGTTCGCTGCCGTTCGGCACCAAGCTCCGCGTCACCCATGGCGGCCAGAGTGTCATCGTCACCATCAATGACCGTGGCCCGTTCATTCGCGGCCGCGTGCTCGACCTCTCCACGGGCGCAGCCCGCGCCATCGGCCTCACCGGCGCCGGTGTCGGCCGCGTCACCGCCGAAGTCGTCTCGTAA
- a CDS encoding F0F1 ATP synthase subunit delta has protein sequence MAAEDTSVSGVSGRYATALFELARDQKVVDEVKADLDKFDALLNESADLKRLVRSPVFAAEAQTKALGAVLDKAGIAGISANFLKVLTANRRLFAVADVIRAYRALVAKFKGETTADVTVAEALSDKNLDALKVALKSVTGKDVALNVKVDPSIIGGLVVKLGSRMVDGSLRTKLNSIKHAMKEAG, from the coding sequence GTGGCTGCAGAAGATACGTCCGTTTCAGGTGTGTCGGGCCGTTATGCAACGGCCTTGTTTGAACTGGCCCGCGACCAGAAAGTGGTCGACGAGGTCAAGGCCGATCTCGATAAATTCGATGCCTTGCTGAACGAGAGCGCCGATCTCAAGCGCCTCGTCCGCAGCCCGGTGTTCGCGGCCGAGGCCCAGACCAAGGCGCTTGGGGCTGTGCTGGACAAGGCCGGCATCGCCGGCATCTCCGCCAATTTCCTCAAAGTGCTGACCGCCAACCGCCGCCTGTTCGCGGTGGCTGACGTCATCCGCGCCTATCGCGCCCTCGTCGCCAAGTTCAAGGGCGAGACGACGGCCGACGTGACCGTGGCGGAAGCGCTCTCTGACAAGAATCTCGACGCCCTCAAGGTTGCCCTGAAGTCGGTGACCGGCAAGGACGTCGCGCTGAACGTGAAAGTCGATCCCTCGATCATCGGTGGCCTCGTCGTCAAGCTGGGCAGCCGCATGGTCGATGGTTCGCTTCGCACCAAACTCAATTCGATCAAGCACGCGATGAAAGAGGCAGGCTGA
- a CDS encoding tyrosine recombinase XerC, whose product MSKAAAPPIELASADPTIALEMTRWLAHLGAERRLSPKTLEAYGRDLRQCLDFLCSHWGERVTLERFASLEATDIRAFMAMRRADDIAGRSLMRALAGLRSFGRFLEREGKGKVGALSAIRAPKVAKSLPKPLPMASAKRLADADERAGEERETWILTRDAAVMALLYGSGLRISEALGLKRREVPRPGEGDVLIVTGKGNKTRMVPVLQNVLELVQEYVSMCPYPLPAEGPIFVGARGGPLSPRIIQLAMERLRGALGLPDSATPHALRHSFATHLLSRGGDLRAIQELLGHSSLSTTQIYTGIDSERLLEVYASAHPRR is encoded by the coding sequence ATGAGCAAAGCGGCCGCCCCCCCAATCGAGCTCGCCAGCGCCGATCCCACGATCGCGCTGGAGATGACGCGCTGGCTGGCGCATCTCGGCGCCGAGCGGCGGCTGTCGCCGAAGACGCTGGAGGCCTATGGCCGGGACTTGCGGCAGTGCCTGGATTTCCTTTGCAGCCATTGGGGCGAGCGCGTGACGCTCGAACGATTCGCATCGCTCGAAGCCACCGACATCCGCGCCTTCATGGCGATGCGCCGCGCCGACGACATTGCCGGCCGTTCATTGATGCGCGCGCTGGCGGGCCTGCGCTCGTTCGGCCGCTTCCTCGAGCGCGAGGGCAAGGGCAAGGTCGGCGCTCTCTCCGCCATCCGCGCGCCGAAGGTGGCGAAGAGCCTGCCTAAGCCGCTGCCGATGGCGTCGGCAAAGCGTCTTGCCGATGCCGACGAGCGCGCCGGCGAGGAACGCGAGACCTGGATCCTGACGCGCGATGCCGCCGTGATGGCGCTCTTGTATGGCTCGGGCCTGCGCATCTCCGAGGCGTTGGGGCTGAAGCGCCGCGAGGTGCCGCGGCCCGGCGAAGGCGACGTGCTGATCGTCACCGGCAAAGGCAACAAGACCCGCATGGTACCGGTGCTGCAGAACGTGCTGGAGCTCGTGCAGGAATACGTGTCGATGTGCCCGTATCCGTTGCCGGCGGAAGGCCCGATCTTCGTCGGCGCGCGCGGCGGTCCCCTCAGCCCACGCATCATCCAACTCGCGATGGAGCGGCTGCGCGGCGCGCTTGGCCTCCCCGACAGCGCGACGCCGCACGCGCTGCGCCATTCCTTCGCCACGCATCTGCTCTCGCGCGGCGGCGATTTGCGCGCCATCCAGGAATTGCTCGGCCATTCCTCGCTCTCGACCACGCAAATCTATACCGGGATCGATTCCGAGCGCCTGCTCGAAGTCTATGCGAGTGCGCATCCGCGGCGCTGA